TTCTCACTTGAGCGATATGTCAATGAAGTGAAAAAGAAGAAGAGCGAAACGAAGATCATGATCCTGACGACGGACTATCGTCAGCAGGAATCCTTCTTTTCACTGGGTGTAGATGATGTCATCTATAACCACTGTGAACATCCGGACCTTATTGCCGCAAGAGTACTTGCAAATATGAGACACCTCTTTGGCACCACTGTCGATATCGGCAAACTGGTCATTGACATTGCCAACAAAAAGATAGAATATGATGAGAAGATCGTTTCACTCAACGGAAAGACCTTTGATATTCTTGCGTACCTTGCGTTGAGAAAGCAGAGGGTTTTTTCCAAAGATGAGATCATCAATGCACTCTGGGAAGAGCCGGAGTATGTTTCCGACAATACGGTCGAAGTGGCGATCAACCAGATACGGAAGCGTTTGAAGAGTATTCTTGGGTTCCAGGTGATCCATACGGTCCGACGTAGAGGATATAAGTTCTCTTACTAAATTTTACTTTATTGTATCTCCGGGCTTGCCACGGAGATATTCTTACTTTCTCTTATTTCCTAAATCTCCTTTACTTTTAACCGGTAGCAATGTTTTCAATAATTAATCCTTGTAGGGTGCTGTCCCCCAACAGCACCAAAATGCAGGTAATCTTATAAAAGGTGCTGTGAGGACACAGCACCCTACATATCTGTGTTATAATTTTTCTAAAAAACAGGAAATACTATGCAACCAAACACCCATCTCAATGTCGATACTTCACTATGCGGACGTGTCACCAAACTGCAGGAAAAGTATGCAGAAGTGCTTCTACATACAACACGGCAGATGGCTGTGGATGAAAAGGGGCTGGTGCATGGAGGGTTCATTTTCGGGGCGGCTGACTATGCGGCGATGTCTGCAGTGAATGATCCTAATGTGGTATTAGGTGCAGCTGTTTCAAAATTCATCGCACCTGTGAAAGTGGGCGACACTGTATTGTGCAGAGCTTCAGTTGTAGATGCAAAAGGAAAGAAGAGAGAAGTCAAGGTGCAGGCTTTTGTACAGGACCTACTTGTATTCGAGGGGAGTTTTACGACCTTTGTTTTGGAGAAGCATGTTCTGGGTTGATAATGATTTGAATGGGCATGGACATATACGCTGTAATACTTTCGTAGGGTGGGCTTCAGCCCACCTTGATGATTTGAAATACCCATAGAGAAGGTGGGCTGAAGCCCACCCTACATATGAAGCAGTTCACGATTATAATGTCCTCTTCACCTGTTCGATCCAGTAGGGGATGACTCTTTGTTCCGCT
The window above is part of the Sulfurovum riftiae genome. Proteins encoded here:
- a CDS encoding thioesterase, FlK family, which translates into the protein MQPNTHLNVDTSLCGRVTKLQEKYAEVLLHTTRQMAVDEKGLVHGGFIFGAADYAAMSAVNDPNVVLGAAVSKFIAPVKVGDTVLCRASVVDAKGKKREVKVQAFVQDLLVFEGSFTTFVLEKHVLG
- a CDS encoding response regulator transcription factor, with amino-acid sequence MRILTVGFDDEYVKELEKELDKYFICIVDNAKDLYDATNFTDFRHYELVIIVDEGVKFSLERYVNEVKKKKSETKIMILTTDYRQQESFFSLGVDDVIYNHCEHPDLIAARVLANMRHLFGTTVDIGKLVIDIANKKIEYDEKIVSLNGKTFDILAYLALRKQRVFSKDEIINALWEEPEYVSDNTVEVAINQIRKRLKSILGFQVIHTVRRRGYKFSY